Proteins encoded together in one Pseudomonas sp. Seg1 window:
- a CDS encoding TMEM165/GDT1 family protein — MLDSLLVPTAIVALAEIGDKTQLLALILAARFRKPWPIIAGIVAATLANHAAAGAVGAWFGSFFSDSVLHWILAASFAATALWTLVPDKMDDDETSTARKFGPFLTTLIAFFLAEMGDKTQVATVMLAAQYPELWLVIIGTTAGMLIANVPVVLAGNFAADKLPLTLIRRLAASAFLILAIVAVYKAMQSSGWV, encoded by the coding sequence ATGCTGGACTCATTACTCGTTCCCACCGCAATCGTTGCCTTGGCCGAAATCGGCGACAAGACGCAACTGCTCGCGCTGATTCTCGCCGCTCGCTTCCGCAAACCCTGGCCAATCATTGCCGGTATTGTTGCCGCGACCCTGGCCAACCACGCAGCAGCCGGTGCGGTCGGCGCCTGGTTCGGCAGCTTTTTCTCAGACTCTGTTCTGCACTGGATTCTCGCCGCAAGCTTCGCCGCCACTGCGTTGTGGACGCTGGTGCCAGACAAAATGGACGACGATGAAACCAGCACCGCACGCAAGTTCGGGCCTTTCCTGACCACGCTGATTGCGTTCTTCCTGGCCGAAATGGGTGACAAGACACAGGTCGCGACAGTGATGCTCGCCGCGCAATACCCGGAACTCTGGCTGGTGATTATCGGCACCACGGCGGGCATGTTGATTGCTAACGTGCCGGTGGTATTGGCGGGTAATTTTGCGGCGGATAAATTGCCGTTGACCTTGATCCGTCGCCTGGCAGCTTCGGCATTCCTGATTCTGGCGATCGTCGCGGTGTACAAGGCGATGCAGAGCAGTGGCTGGGTTTAA
- a CDS encoding 2-hydroxyacid dehydrogenase, with product MTNPRRAVFLDHPSLDLGDLDLSPLRACFSDLQLFAQTLPEQVTERLQGATVAISNKILIDAAAMAANPDLKLILITATGTNNVDLAAARAQGITVCNCQGYGTPSVAQHTIMLLLNLATRLADYQKAVSEGRWQQAKQFCLLDYPIVELEGKTLGLLGHGELGGAVARLAEAFGMRVLLGQIPGRPARPDRLPLDELLPQVDALTLHCPLNEHTRHFIGARELASMKPGAFVVNTARGGLIDEQALADALRAGHLGGAATDVLSVEPPTQGNPLLAADIPRLIVTPHNAWGSREARQRIVGQLTENAEAFFSGKALRVVS from the coding sequence ATGACGAACCCGCGCCGCGCCGTATTCCTCGATCACCCTTCGCTGGACCTGGGCGATCTCGACCTCAGCCCGTTGCGCGCCTGCTTCAGCGACCTGCAACTGTTTGCCCAGACCTTGCCGGAACAAGTCACCGAACGCCTGCAAGGCGCCACAGTAGCGATCTCCAACAAGATCCTGATCGACGCCGCCGCCATGGCCGCCAACCCGGATCTAAAGCTGATCCTGATTACCGCCACTGGCACCAACAACGTCGATCTCGCCGCCGCCCGCGCTCAGGGCATCACCGTTTGCAACTGCCAGGGTTACGGCACGCCATCGGTGGCGCAACACACGATCATGTTGCTGCTTAACCTCGCCACACGGTTGGCCGATTATCAGAAAGCCGTCAGCGAAGGTCGCTGGCAGCAGGCGAAACAGTTCTGCCTGCTCGACTACCCGATTGTCGAACTAGAAGGCAAAACCCTTGGCCTGCTCGGCCATGGCGAACTCGGCGGCGCCGTCGCGCGTCTGGCTGAGGCTTTCGGCATGCGCGTATTGCTTGGGCAGATTCCGGGGCGCCCGGCCCGCCCGGATCGTCTGCCATTGGATGAATTGCTGCCGCAGGTCGACGCCCTGACCCTGCACTGCCCGCTCAACGAACACACCCGGCACTTCATCGGCGCACGCGAACTGGCGTCGATGAAACCCGGGGCGTTCGTGGTCAACACCGCCCGTGGCGGACTGATCGACGAGCAGGCGTTGGCCGATGCCTTGCGTGCCGGCCATCTCGGCGGCGCCGCCACCGATGTGCTCAGCGTCGAGCCACCCACCCAGGGCAATCCGCTGCTGGCCGCTGACATTCCGCGCCTGATTGTCACCCCGCATAACGCCTGGGGCAGCCGCGAAGCCCGGCAGCGCATCGTCGGTCAATTGACCGAAAACGCCGAGGCGTTCTTCAGCGGTAAGGCGCTGCGGGTCGTCAGTTGA
- a CDS encoding class I SAM-dependent methyltransferase gives MDPRSEVLLRQAELFQGSLLLAGLPADDLLGRLPNAFGWCWHAGDQAALEARFEGRSHFGVNIPESEFDSAVVFLPKSKDLTDYILNAVAARLAGREVFLVGEKRSGIEGASKQLNPFGKPRKLDSARHCQLWQVTVANAPEAKSLDSLAQTYELPLAEGPLKVISLPGVFSHGRLDRGSALLLEHLDKLPSGHLLDFGCGAGVLGAAVKRRYPHNQVTLLDVDAFAAASSRLTLAANGLEAEVLTGDGIDAAPMGLSAILSNPPFHVGVHTDYFATENLLRKAAKHLKNGGELRLVANSFLKYQPLIEEHLGVCAIKAEGNGFRIYRAKRG, from the coding sequence ATGGATCCGCGCAGTGAAGTACTGCTTCGTCAGGCCGAGTTATTCCAGGGTTCGCTGTTGCTGGCCGGTTTGCCTGCCGACGATTTGCTCGGGCGCCTGCCCAATGCGTTTGGCTGGTGCTGGCATGCCGGCGATCAAGCCGCCCTCGAGGCGCGTTTCGAAGGTCGCAGTCATTTTGGCGTGAACATTCCAGAGAGCGAGTTCGACAGCGCCGTGGTGTTTTTGCCCAAGTCCAAGGACCTGACCGATTACATCCTCAACGCGGTGGCTGCGCGTCTGGCTGGGCGCGAAGTGTTTCTGGTCGGCGAAAAACGCAGCGGTATCGAAGGCGCGTCCAAGCAGCTCAACCCGTTCGGTAAGCCACGCAAGCTCGATAGCGCGCGTCACTGCCAACTGTGGCAAGTCACGGTCGCCAATGCGCCTGAAGCGAAATCGCTGGACAGTCTGGCGCAGACTTATGAGCTGCCACTGGCCGAAGGCCCGCTGAAAGTCATCAGCCTGCCGGGCGTGTTCAGCCATGGCCGACTTGATCGCGGCAGCGCGCTGCTGCTGGAGCATCTGGACAAACTGCCGAGCGGTCATCTGCTCGACTTCGGTTGTGGCGCGGGCGTGTTGGGCGCTGCGGTCAAACGTCGCTACCCGCACAATCAAGTCACGTTGCTCGATGTTGACGCATTTGCCGCCGCCAGCAGCCGTCTGACATTGGCTGCCAACGGCCTGGAAGCCGAGGTGCTGACCGGTGACGGAATCGACGCCGCGCCGATGGGCTTGAGCGCCATTCTGAGCAACCCGCCGTTCCATGTCGGGGTACACACGGATTATTTCGCCACTGAGAACTTGCTACGAAAAGCAGCGAAACATCTGAAAAACGGCGGCGAACTGCGCTTGGTGGCGAACAGCTTCCTGAAGTACCAGCCGCTGATCGAAGAGCATCTGGGCGTGTGCGCAATCAAGGCAGAAGGCAATGGTTTCCGGATTTACCGGGCCAAGCGCGGCTAG